In the Telopea speciosissima isolate NSW1024214 ecotype Mountain lineage chromosome 2, Tspe_v1, whole genome shotgun sequence genome, one interval contains:
- the LOC122652132 gene encoding ATP synthase subunit d, mitochondrial — protein sequence MSGAGKKIADVASKASKGIDWDAMAKLLVSDEARKEFSNLRRTFEEVNSTLQTKFSQEPEPIDWEYYRKGIGFRLVDMYKQAYDSIEIPKYVDNVTPQYKPKFDALLVELKEAEEKSLKESERLEKEIADVQELKKKLSTMTANEYFEKHPELKKKFDDEIRNDYWGY from the exons ATGAGTGGTGCAGGGAAGAAGATAGCAGATGTGGCTTCGAAAGCATCTAAAGGCATTGATTGGGATGCCATGGCAAAGCTCCTTGTCTCCGACGAGGCACGCAAGGAGTTCTCTAATCTCCGACGTACCTTCGAGGAAGTCAACTCCACTCTCCAGACCAAGTTCAGTCAG GAACCAGAACCCATAGACTGGGAATATTATAGAAAGGGAATTGGCTTCCGCTTGGTGGATATGTATAAACAGGCCTATGACA GCATAGAGATCCCCAAATATGTTGACAATGTGACACCTCAATACAAACCCAAGTTTGATGCACTG TTGGTGGAGCTGAAAGAAGCGGAAGAGAAATCCTTGAAAGAGTCTGAGAGACTGGAAAAGGAGATTGCAGATGTACAAGAGCTGAAG AAAAAGCTTAGCACCATGACTGCAAATGAGTATTTTGAGAAGCACCCAGAGCTGAAGAAGAAGTTTGATGATGAGATCAGGAATGACTATTGGGGTTATTGA